Proteins encoded by one window of Streptomyces sp. LX-29:
- a CDS encoding DegT/DnrJ/EryC1/StrS family aminotransferase, which translates to MSLIPFFPPDLFEQDREAFKRLLHEVGTDAEQKFILGRRTAELEAELARSTGAEHVIACSSGTGGLNLAVQALGVGPGDEVIVPAFCCQPVASSVANLGATPVFADVDPHTMVIDPDAVERLITERTRAVMPAHVFSVMADMPRLKKIAQRQGIPVIEDAAVAEGAVLDGVPSGRWGDLGVFSFFQVKAFGTAGEGGVVLTDDPELARTVRMLRNHGQDGVHRFLHHRVGQNSRFDEILAAFQLHRHGGFADRLERRARIADYYTERFAPLAERGLLAPPAGRNGRCYYVYSLLVRRRGDLRAWLTEKNIGSHVYYPVPLPRQPAFERYAPDGVEWPGAQHASDHNLAIPIWPHLTDAQVTYIADAICEFFD; encoded by the coding sequence ATGTCCCTCATCCCCTTCTTCCCCCCCGACCTCTTCGAGCAGGACCGCGAGGCGTTCAAGCGGCTGCTGCACGAGGTGGGGACCGATGCCGAGCAGAAGTTCATCCTGGGCCGGCGCACCGCGGAGCTGGAGGCGGAGCTCGCCCGCTCCACCGGGGCCGAGCACGTCATCGCCTGCTCCAGCGGCACCGGCGGGCTCAACCTCGCCGTCCAGGCGCTGGGCGTCGGGCCCGGCGACGAGGTCATCGTGCCCGCCTTCTGCTGCCAGCCGGTGGCCAGTTCGGTGGCCAACCTGGGAGCGACCCCCGTCTTCGCCGACGTCGACCCGCACACCATGGTGATCGACCCGGACGCCGTGGAGCGGCTGATCACCGAGCGGACCCGGGCCGTCATGCCGGCCCATGTCTTCTCGGTCATGGCGGACATGCCGCGCCTCAAGAAGATCGCGCAGCGGCAGGGCATCCCCGTCATCGAGGACGCGGCGGTGGCCGAGGGCGCGGTCCTGGACGGTGTCCCCTCGGGACGCTGGGGGGACCTGGGAGTCTTCTCGTTCTTCCAGGTCAAGGCGTTCGGCACAGCCGGCGAGGGCGGGGTGGTGCTCACCGACGACCCGGAGCTGGCGCGCACCGTGCGGATGCTGCGCAACCACGGCCAGGACGGCGTCCACCGCTTCCTGCACCACCGCGTGGGCCAGAACAGCCGCTTCGACGAGATCCTCGCCGCCTTCCAACTGCACCGGCACGGCGGCTTCGCCGACCGGCTGGAACGGCGCGCCCGCATCGCCGACTACTACACCGAGCGCTTCGCGCCGCTGGCCGAGCGCGGTCTGCTCGCCCCGCCCGCCGGGCGCAACGGCCGCTGCTACTACGTCTACTCGCTGCTGGTCCGGCGTCGCGGCGATCTGCGCGCCTGGCTGACCGAGAAGAACATCGGCAGCCACGTCTACTACCCCGTACCGCTGCCCCGCCAGCCCGCCTTCGAGCGGTACGCGCCGGACGGCGTCGAGTGGCCCGGCGCCCAGCACGCCAGCGACCACAACCTGGCCATCCCCATCTGGCCACACCTCACCGATGCGCAGGTCACCTATATCGCCGACGCGATCTGCGAATTCTTCGACTGA
- a CDS encoding DegT/DnrJ/EryC1/StrS family aminotransferase, protein MPTTSIPRQAPPVPFFTQAESFTELWPLIARHTDDVFDRGKFSHGRKVAELESAIAGYTGARHAVAVNSGTDALVLLLRAAGVEPGDEVIVPAFSFFASASAVSLAGATPVFADITADGDYGMDAGSAEAAITDRTRALLPVHLFSQLADMAALSQLAHRHELTLLEDSAEAIGMRWNGTHAGLLGAGGVLSFFPTKTLGALGDAGMILTDDEQVAERAGVLRHHGRMGRTIDHIAGISNLSGVSGTNSKMDDVQAAVLLAKLTRLDQDIARRAELAAAYTERLAGADGVLAVPRRVPRPVASDPVHYVYLVEVERRDELVAHLTARSIGTETYYPRPLHLQPCYAGHPDHRAGRFPVAEAACERTVALPLYPDLTEEQLDTVCTAIFDFYAGRR, encoded by the coding sequence ATGCCGACCACGTCAATTCCGCGCCAGGCGCCACCGGTTCCGTTCTTCACCCAGGCGGAAAGCTTCACCGAGCTGTGGCCGCTCATCGCTCGGCACACCGATGACGTCTTCGACCGCGGCAAGTTCTCCCATGGCCGTAAGGTCGCCGAACTGGAAAGCGCCATCGCCGGATACACCGGCGCCCGGCACGCCGTGGCGGTCAACAGCGGCACCGACGCCCTGGTCCTCCTGTTGCGCGCGGCGGGCGTCGAGCCGGGCGACGAGGTCATCGTCCCCGCCTTCAGCTTCTTCGCCTCCGCCTCCGCCGTCAGCCTGGCCGGGGCCACCCCGGTCTTCGCCGACATCACCGCGGACGGCGACTACGGCATGGACGCAGGCTCCGCCGAGGCGGCGATCACCGATCGCACCCGCGCCCTGCTGCCCGTGCACCTCTTCAGCCAGCTCGCCGACATGGCGGCGCTCTCCCAGCTGGCCCACCGCCACGAGCTGACCCTGCTGGAGGACAGCGCCGAGGCCATCGGGATGCGCTGGAACGGCACCCACGCCGGCCTGCTGGGCGCCGGCGGCGTGCTGTCCTTCTTCCCCACCAAGACCCTCGGCGCGCTGGGCGACGCCGGGATGATCCTCACCGATGACGAGCAGGTGGCCGAGCGGGCCGGGGTGCTGCGCCACCACGGCCGGATGGGCCGGACCATCGACCACATCGCGGGGATCTCCAACCTCTCCGGGGTCTCCGGCACCAACAGCAAGATGGACGACGTCCAGGCGGCGGTGCTGCTGGCCAAGCTGACCCGACTGGACCAGGACATCGCCCGCCGCGCCGAGCTCGCCGCCGCCTACACCGAACGGCTGGCCGGCGCCGACGGGGTGCTGGCCGTGCCCCGCCGGGTGCCGCGGCCGGTCGCCAGCGACCCGGTCCACTACGTCTACCTCGTCGAGGTCGAGCGGCGGGACGAGCTGGTGGCCCATCTGACCGCCCGCTCGATCGGCACCGAGACCTACTACCCCCGGCCGCTGCACCTCCAGCCCTGCTACGCCGGGCACCCGGACCACCGCGCGGGCCGCTTCCCCGTCGCCGAGGCCGCCTGCGAGCGGACCGTCGCGCTGCCGCTCTACCCGGACCTCACCGAGGAGCAGCTCGACACGGTGTGCACCGCGATCTTCGACTTCTACGCCGGGAGGCGGTGA